CCTGCTGCGCCGGGCGATGGGCAAGAAGAAGAAGGAGATCCTGGACAAGGAGTACGTCCCGTTCTCCCAGGGCATGCGGGACAACGGCTACTCCGACGAGGCGATCAAGACGCTCTGGGACATCCTCGTCCCGTTCTCCGACTACGCGTTCAACAAGGCCCACACCGCCGGCTACGGTCTGGTCTCCTACTGGACGGCCTATCTGAAGGCCAACTATCCGGCCGAGTACATGGCCGCCCTGCTGACCAGCGTCGGCGACGACAAGGACAAGGCCGCCGTCTACCTGGCGGAGTGCCGCCGGATGAAGATCAAGGTGCTGCCGCCGGACGTCAACGCCTCCGGTGCCCGGTTCACCGCCGTCGGCTCCGACATCCGGTTCGGGCTCGCGGCCGTGCGTAACGTCGGCACCAACGTCGTGGAGGCGATCGCCCGGGCCCGCAAGGCCAAGGACGCCTACACCGACTTCTACGACTTCCTCCGCAAGGTCGACGCGGTCGCCTGCAACAAACGTACCGTCGAGTCGCTGATCAAAGCCGGCGCGTTCGACTCGTTGGGGCACACCCGCAAAGGGCTGTTGACCGTGCACGCCGACGCGATCGACTCGTTCATGGACCTCAAACGCAACGAGGCGGTCGGCCAGTACGACCTGTTCGGCGACGCGTTCGGCGCCGGCGGGGACGCCGGTGCGGGCGGTGGCATGGTGGTCACCCCGCCGATCCCGGACAGCGAGTGGGACAAGACCGACCTGCTCACCTTCGAACGCGAAATGCTCGGCCTCTACGTCTCCGACCACCCGCTGTTCGGGGTGGAACACATCCTCGCCAACGCCGCCGACATGTCGATCGCCGCCCTCGCCGAGGACGGCGCGGTCGCCGACGGCACCGTACTCAACCTGGCCGGCATCCTGTCCGGGGTGCAGCGCCGGATCACCAAACAGGGCCGGGCCTGGGCGTCGGCCACCCTGGAAGACCTCGGCGGCGCGGTCGAGGTGCTGTTCTTCCCCAACACCTACGAGGTCGTCGGCCAGTACATCGCCGAGGACGCCATCGTCGTGGTCAAAGGTCGTGTCGACCGCCGCGACGACCAACCCCGCCTGATGGCCATGGACCTGTCGGTTCCCGAGATCACCGCCGCCGACGAGATCAAACCGATCGTGATCACCCTGCCCCCGGCGCGCTGCACCCCACCCCTGGTCGAAGGGCTCCGCGACGTACTCACCAGCCATCCCGGCTCCGCCGAGGTCCACGTCAAACTCGTCAACGGCAGCCGCGCCACCCTGCTACGCCTCGGCCCGCACCGGGTGGCTCCCACCACCGCGCTCATGGCCGACCTCAAGGCACTCCTCGGCCCTGCCGCCGTGGCCGGCTGACACCTGAGAGGATCATCGGGTGAGCTCCACCACCGACGCCGATCCGGCCGACGATCCAGCCGACGATCCGCCCCCGGCCGGCTCCGCTGGAGAAGTCGCCGCCCCGGCTGCCGCCCCGGCCGCCGACGGGCCCGCGAGCGGGCGGCCCGGCGCAGGCCGGGCCGCACCGGCCCGGCGCGGCGGCTGGCTCGCGGCGGCGTCCGTCTCCGTGGCGATGACCATCGGTGGGGTGGCGCTCGGTGTCCTCTGGTCGATGCTCGCGCCCTGGATCCCGGTGGTCAAGACCGAACAGGGCGCGGCGGTACGCGGTGGGGAGCCCGAGTACTTCGTCGCCGCCGACGGGTGGTTCGGATTCCTCGGGCTCGGGTTCGGTATCGTCGCCGGCGTCCTGGTCTGGGCGGTGCTGCCCCGACTTCGTGGCCCGCTCGGCCTGTTCGCGGTGGGGTTCGGCGGGGTCGGCGCGGCGGCGCTCGCCTGGGGACTCGGTCGACAGATCGGGCTGGACGACTATCGGAGCGCGCTGGCGGCCGCTGAACTCGGCGACGCCCTGCACCGACCGCCCGACCTGCAGGCGGGTGCCTTCGACATGTGGTTCGGGGTACTTCCAGCGGTGAGCGGTGCCTTCCTGGCCCCGGCGTTCGGGGCGGTCCTCGTCTACACCATGGCGGCCGGCTGGTCCCGCCACCCCGGGCTGCGGCCCGAACCGGACC
The sequence above is a segment of the Solwaraspora sp. WMMD406 genome. Coding sequences within it:
- a CDS encoding DUF2567 domain-containing protein, whose translation is MSSTTDADPADDPADDPPPAGSAGEVAAPAAAPAADGPASGRPGAGRAAPARRGGWLAAASVSVAMTIGGVALGVLWSMLAPWIPVVKTEQGAAVRGGEPEYFVAADGWFGFLGLGFGIVAGVLVWAVLPRLRGPLGLFAVGFGGVGAAALAWGLGRQIGLDDYRSALAAAELGDALHRPPDLQAGAFDMWFGVLPAVSGAFLAPAFGAVLVYTMAAGWSRHPGLRPEPDPVVAPDLVADRDPIAASDPIAASDPAAVPGPVTASDPVVSSGSPAPPSPAAEPAPPGPDAATRSPD